One part of the Desulfobulbaceae bacterium genome encodes these proteins:
- a CDS encoding acetyltransferase — protein MHYDVFNGDADGLCALHQLRLAEPRPEAELVTGVKRDISLLERLRGKAVAGDMVTVLDISMDSNKSALAELLLQGCQVLYVDHHFAGDIPDAPGLKANIDPSPEMCTSLIVNRLLGGRYLPWAVVAAFGDNLHAAACRSAAPLGLDDAQLAMLRELGELLNYNGYGERIDDLHFAPQDLYRGMQPYGNPFDFINNSTVLSVLKAGFEADMAAARSQVPVREEQQGRIFQFPAEPWGRRVAGVFSNERAREMPGLAHALLVDNGNDTFMVSVRAPLNNKRGADTLCRAFPTGGGRAGAAGVNALPRVQREDFVRQFFTTFSEQ, from the coding sequence ATGCACTATGATGTCTTTAATGGAGATGCCGATGGTCTCTGCGCTCTGCACCAGTTGCGTTTGGCAGAGCCAAGGCCGGAGGCGGAACTGGTCACTGGGGTGAAGCGGGATATCTCTTTGCTTGAGCGGCTTCGTGGTAAGGCTGTTGCCGGTGACATGGTGACAGTCTTGGATATCTCCATGGACTCGAATAAATCGGCGCTGGCCGAACTGCTGCTGCAGGGGTGCCAGGTCTTGTATGTTGACCATCATTTTGCAGGTGATATTCCTGATGCCCCTGGTTTGAAAGCGAATATCGATCCTAGCCCCGAGATGTGCACCTCGTTGATCGTTAATCGTTTGCTTGGCGGTCGCTACTTGCCTTGGGCCGTGGTCGCGGCTTTTGGTGACAATCTTCATGCCGCAGCGTGTCGGTCTGCCGCACCGTTGGGTTTAGATGACGCCCAACTCGCTATGCTTCGCGAGTTGGGGGAGTTACTTAATTACAACGGGTACGGGGAGCGCATTGACGATCTGCACTTTGCGCCTCAAGATCTCTATCGTGGGATGCAGCCATATGGTAATCCCTTTGATTTTATTAATAATTCAACGGTTCTTTCTGTGTTGAAGGCGGGTTTTGAGGCAGATATGGCCGCAGCCCGTTCGCAGGTGCCGGTTCGGGAAGAGCAGCAAGGAAGAATTTTTCAGTTTCCGGCCGAGCCCTGGGGGCGGCGGGTGGCTGGGGTATTTAGCAATGAGAGGGCGCGGGAGATGCCCGGACTTGCCCATGCGCTGCTGGTGGATAATGGTAACGATACTTTCATGGTGAGCGTCCGGGCTCCTCTGAACAATAAACGTGGCGCCGATACTCTTTGTCGAGCTTTCCCTACCGGTGGAGGTCGGGCTGGAGCTGCGGGAGTTAATGCCTTGCCGCGAGTGCAAAGAGAAGATTTTGTCAGGCAGTTTTTTACTACTTTTTCAGAGCAATAG